AAGGATGGTGTGGAGGCGCCATATGTCGATCGCAATCCACACAAGGGGTAACTTTTTCGCCATCGGCTGCGTGATTGTGGGCAGCATCAGACAGTACGACCTGCACCAGACCGGGCAACTCGTGCAGTTCGATGTCAGTTGAATCTACTGGGGGTTCATTCTCCGCGGCTTACCGCGAGTTCGTCATACCGGCGGAAGCCGGTATCCAGAGGGCCCAACTGGATTCCCCCGTATCAAGTACGGGGCAGGCGTGTCAAGCACGGAATGACGGGCCAGGACAGAAGACGATACCCTGCAGCTTGCTGCGGGGTAGTTCATTCTACTGGGGGTTCATTGATGGATCTCCACTGTCGAAAGAGCGATCACATCTGACGAAGGGAATGTGAACGGTGAAGAGTTGGAGGGGGATGCGTATGCGCAAACTGGGCTGGGCCGTACTTGCACTATTCTTGACACCGCTGCTTTCACCCTTGATAGGGAGCGCGGAGGCACAGACGCGGAATGAAATGAGCCAACTCAAGCACGAATTGCAGGCGTTGCGGGAGGAGGTCGAGACCAAGAATACACTGGTAAAGCGGATGCAGCAGCGTCTGGAGGCCCTTGAAACCAAGATGCAGGTGGAAATTCAGCGCCCCGTGGACGAAAAGCTGAAAGTCATGAAGGAAGAGATAAAGACTGAGATGGCGGCGAAGGCAGAATCCCCCAAGCTGTTGGGCGGTCAGGTCTTCTTCAAGGGTGGATATGCCCGCATGGATAGCCCGCGGAGCAACTCCCTCTTGACGGCCCAGGACAACCCCGATGACAGGAACGGCTTTAACGTAGGAGCCGGGCTGGACCTCCCCTTAATGACGATCTTCAATAGCACGCTTTTAGGGGAGATCTATGTCGAGTACATTCAGACTCAGCATACAACAGGTGATTCCAGTGCTAAGGTTGAAACTCCACCGGATAAGGTCCTCGCGGAGGGGAAGGGGTTAGAAAACATTCTGACCGTAGGTATCGCCCCGAAATTCCGCTTCGACAACCTGGGCTCCATCCGGCCCTGGCTGGCCCCCTATCGGCCATGGATCATCCCCGTCGGCCTGACCTTTAATGTGAACACGCCTGTCAACAAGGCCATCACCAACATCAGCATAGGCGGGGTCACCGGCATAGGGATTGAACGTCTGTTCTGGAACAATCGACTCAGCCTCGGTATCGACGCCAGATACTACTGGGGTCCTGATATTCCGGACGAAAATCTTAAGCACCTCACCACTAGTGGCTATGTCGGGATCAACTTCTAACGTAACTGCAAGATAGATAGGCTGAAAGCTGAAGGCTTTTAGGGGCAAGTCATGCGTGATCATGCAAAACTCCGAAAAGGTCTTGAATGGCTCGGTTCGTGCCTTGCGAGATAATTTAGAACCTTCAGCCTTCAGTCTAAACACCTTGTAGTTACCTTCTAGCACCTTAATGGTTCTTCCGGCATCCCCTCCCCCCACCGAGAGCCTGCCCCGGACTCGATCCGGGGGGGCGGGTGGGGGGCGTGCGCCATGCACTATGTCAGCGGGTGACAAGCAATCGCCCACGCAGCCCAAGAGACGCTATGGGTGACGGTCCGAAGGCCTCCGTTCACCCCCACCTTCATCCTCCCCCCTCGAAGGGGAGGAACACAGCTACCCTCTTCCCCGGAAGGGATATTGAGCTCCCAGTATACTCACGCTAAAACCGGAAGAACAAAAAAGGGAGGAAGTCAGAGCCGGAAGAATGTGGGATTATTCCAGAAGTGACGGACTACTCGTTTCGAGGAGAATGGTATTTTGATGGAGGCGCATAATGAGCAGGCGAGGACGTCAACTCCTTTTTGAGGGTCCCGACTTCCTTTTCCAGTTCTGTTAGACGTTCCAGGACGCACCGGATCGCCTTTTGGGCGGGATCCGGCATATCAGCCATCTCCAAGTCAACTGCCTGCGAGACCCGTTTGCCGTCGCGATAGATGACCTGCCCTGGCACACCCACCACGAGTGAGTTCGGTGGGACTTCCTTCACCACCACGGAGCCTGAGCCGATACGGCTGTTGTCTCCCACCTTGATCGGCCCAAGGATTGTGGCGCCCGCACCGATCACGACACCGTTGCCGATCGTCGGATGGCGCTTCTTTTTCTCCAGGCTGGTGCCGCCCAGTGTCACGCCCTGATAGATGGTGACACCCTCACCGATCTCAGTGGTCTCGCCGATGACGATCCCGATGCCGTGGTCGATGAAGAGACCCATCCC
This genomic stretch from Candidatus Methylomirabilis limnetica harbors:
- the cysE gene encoding serine O-acetyltransferase; protein product: MNREHCVFTTLKRDIRAALDRDPAARSTLEVLVCYPGLHALYFHRVAHWFWNGNLKTLGRFIAHVGRFLTGIEIHPGASLGMGLFIDHGIGIVIGETTEIGEGVTIYQGVTLGGTSLEKKKRHPTIGNGVVIGAGATILGPIKVGDNSRIGSGSVVVKEVPPNSLVVGVPGQVIYRDGKRVSQAVDLEMADMPDPAQKAIRCVLERLTELEKEVGTLKKELTSSPAHYAPPSKYHSPRNE